In Nitrospiria bacterium, the genomic stretch ACTTTCAGGAGTTCATCGAGGCGGTCAAGCGCCTCGGCATTTTCTGGGCATTGATGAACGAGCCGCCGCCCGGGAGCGTGAAAAAAACGAAGTAGATCCTCACGGGCAAGTCGGTGGAGATCGGTTCAGCGAGACAACGGCATGGACAAACCTCTTCGCGCATTAATCGTCGCGGATTCGGTGGAGGACGCTGATCTGTTGCTGGAGGAGCTTCGGCGCGGCGGCTGCGACCCGGCCTACAAACAGATACATGCCGCCGAGACGATGACGGCCAATGATCTGACCCGATGGCTGCACGAGTCGCCGTGGGGATTGATGAAAATCGGAAGAGGAGTGGAATAGAATGGTCCCATCGGTTCCCGAGCGGTACCCTTCCCACCGGCGCTGGGCGTCTCTGTCCGCATATGTTGTTTCCGCTGTCGGGTGCCTCGCGCTCGTCGGCTGGACGTTCGACATCGCGCTTCTCAGAAGCGTTCACCCCGGCTTCGTTGCGATGAATCCGACGACCGCGCTGGCCTTCATCCTGTCCGGCGCGGCGCTCCGAATCTCGGTCCTGCAAACGACGGAACGGCGGATCCGTCTCCTGGGACGGGTTTGCGGTCTTGCGGTCGGTCTTTTGGGATTTCTGCGGCTTTGTGAATATCTGTTCGGTTGGGACTTGGGGGTGAACGTTCTGTTGTTGAAAGAACAGGTCCTGGCCCTGTCGCCTCCGAATCGGATGGCGGCGACGACGGCGCTGACTTTTCTGCTGCTAGGTTTCGCCTTCATCGTTCAAGATGCCGAATCCGGGGGCGGCCGGCGGCTTGCCGAGCCGTTGATTCTCCTTTCAGCGTTTCTTTCCCTGATCGCGGTCATCGGCTATATCTACCAAAACAAATACTTTTACGATCTCACGATGGCGTTGCATACCGCCCTGACCCTTCTCGTGCTCTGCTCCGGGCTTCTTTGCGCTCGGCCTGATTACGGATTCATGAAGATCGTCTTCAGCGAGAGGTTGGGCGGGGTTTTCGCGCGCCGCCTTTTCCCCGCCGCCGTCGCTCTGCCGCTTATTCTCGACGTTA encodes the following:
- a CDS encoding PAS domain S-box protein, coding for MVPSVPERYPSHRRWASLSAYVVSAVGCLALVGWTFDIALLRSVHPGFVAMNPTTALAFILSGAALRISVLQTTERRIRLLGRVCGLAVGLLGFLRLCEYLFGWDLGVNVLLLKEQVLALSPPNRMAATTALTFLLLGFAFIVQDAESGGGRRLAEPLILLSAFLSLIAVIGYIYQNKYFYDLTMALHTALTLLVLCSGLLCARPDYGFMKIVFSERLGGVFARRLFPAAVALPLILDVMKLEGQRAGWYDVETGSALLTALRIVILVGFIWWTSISLDRIDAERRSNEEKLRESSERIQLLLDSTAEAIYGINLQGFCTFCNASSLRLLGYSTAAELIGKNMHNLVHHSKPDGSPYPLEECKLYKAFRAGEESQHGDEVLWHAGGSSFPIEYWSYPVRQNGVTIGSVVAFIDITERKRTENEMRGTNSKLTALVDELEARKREMSLLNEMGNLLQTCRSLQEAND